A stretch of DNA from Methanobrevibacter wolinii SH:
AAATATTTGTAGTTAGGGATAATGAAAATAATAATTAATTTTTTTAAGTTTTTCTATTATTAAATATCTAATTTTTTTATTTTTTGAGTTTGTTGAAAACTATTTAAACTTTGTTAATACTTAAAATCAATTTTAAGAAAGTTTATTTATAAAAATTAGAAAGATTTCAACAAAGTCTATTTTTTATTAAATACCTATTTTTTTTACTTTATAATTTAGTTTTTAATATTTTTTTATTAATTATAAGAATTAGTTTTATAAATTAGGTAAGTATATCTTATTTTATTTACAAATTTAATAAGTAATTATACTATTAAATTCTTACAGGTGATTGAATGTTTAAAGTAATTCCAGTTTTAGATTTAATGAATAATGAAGCAGTAAGTGGTAAAAGTGGTAATAGATCAACATATACTCCATTAAATACTGTTTATGCACCAAATTCTGATCCTGTACAAATTGCTAATGGTCTTAAATTAAATGGTGCTAAGGAAATTTATATTGCAGATTTAGATTTAATTGAAAAACAAGGACATAATTTATATAAAATTAAAGAGGTTAACACTATTTTACCTGTAATGTTAGATAGTGGTATTAAAGACTTTGATTCATTTAAATTTTATTTAGATTTTGCATATAAATTAATTGTTGCAACTGAAACTATTAAATCTGTTGAAGAATTAGAAAAGATTTTTAATACATTTCCAATGGAAAGAATTGTAGTTAGTGTTGATATTAAAGATGGAAAATTATATTCTAATAATCTTGATTTAACACTTGAAGAATTTAAAGATGTATTAAGAAAAATTAATCCTAATGAGATTATTTTATTAAATATTTCTGATGTTGGTACTGGTAATGGATATGATACTAAATTTTTAGATGAATTTGCAGAATTTAAAGATAAAATTATTATTGGTGGAGGAGTAAATCCAGAAGATATTTCAAAACTTGAAAATGAAGGTGTTAATAAAGCTTTAATAGGTACTGCTCTTCATAATGGTAAAATTTCTATTTTACAATAATTTATATTTTTTTAATAAGCTTATAAATTACATAAAAATTTAATTTTATTTAATATTTTTTAATATAATTATAAATTACATAGTAGTTTGAATTTTTCGTAAGTTTATATGGTTTTTAATATTTAAATTTTTTAGTATTTTTTTAGCAAGTTTATATGGTTTTAAGTAGTTTAAATTTTTTAGTATTTTTTTTAGTAAGTTTATATGATAGTAGTTTAAATCTTAAGTACTTTTACTAAACTTATTAATTTTTAAATTTTTTATATTTTATAAAATATCAAGAAATTACCCTTATTTTAAAATAAAATTTATATAGTTGTTATATTAAATATTATAATAATATGAATTTAAATATAATTATAAAATCTAAATTATTTTTATAATTATAAATATTAAGTGATAATATGGCATTTACAGGAACATTATTATTTTCACATATTTTACCAGTATTATTAGCATTTTTCGGAGTACTATTTTTAATTTCTGGTGAAATGGATAATAATAGATATAAATTAGGTTTAGGAATATTTTTATTTGTGTTTGCAGCTGTTAGTCCATTTATATTCTTACGTTTTATATTCTTATAATACTTTTTTATTTTTATAAGAATTATAACAATAGTTTATTGATTAACACTGTAATATGAATAACTTGTATAAAAATGATTTAATTACTGTATAAAATATTGATTCATATTAAATTCTATTTATTAACTAAAAGCTATTTTTAAATTTTATATTCAATATTATTTATTCAATAAAAAATTTTTTAAAGGAGAATTAAACAATGCAAAAAGGTACTGATGTATTAAAAGAAGGCTTCGCTAAAATGACAAAAGGTGGAGTTATTATGGATGTTGTTAATGCAGAACAAGCAGCTATTGCAGAAGATGCTGGTGCTGTTGCTGTTATGGCTTTAGAAAAAGTTCCTGCAGATATCCGTAAAGCTGGTGGGGTTGCTAGAATGGCTGATCCTGCAATTACTCAAGAAGTTGTAGATGCTGTTTCTATTCCAGTTATGGCTAAATGTCGTATTGGCCATATAGCTGAAGCTCAAATTCTTGAAACTTTAGGTGTAGATATGATTGATGAAAGTGAAGTACTTACACCTGCTGATGATGTTTATCATATTAATAAAAAAGAATTCACTATCCCATTTGTATGTGGTGCTAGAAACTTAGGTGAAGCATTAAGAAGGATTGATGAAGGTGCTGCAATGATTCGTACTAAAGGTGAACCTGGTACTGGTAATATTATTGAAGCTGTTCGTCATATGAGGAAAGTTATGGGTGAAATTAGAACTATTCAAGGTTTAGATGAAGAAGAAATTTGGAGATATGCTCGTGAAATTGAAGCACCTATTGATTTAGTACGTGAAACTGCTAAATTAGGTAAATTACCTGTAGTAAACTTTGCTGCTGGTGGTATTGCAACTCCTGCAGATGCTTCTTTAATGATGCAATTAGGTTCAGATGGAATCTTTGTAGGTTCTGGAATCTTCAAATCAAACAATCCACCTGCATTTGCACAAGCTATTGTTGAAGCTACTGCAAATTATGATAAACCTGATGTTTTAGCTGAAGTTTCTAAAAACTTAGGTGAAGCAATGAAAGGTTTAGATATGTCTGCTATTTCTGAAGAAGAAAGAATGCAAGATAGGGGAATTTAAATTTATTTCTATTCTATTTAGAAATTTATTTTTAAATTAGAAAAAATTTAATTTTAGTTTTTCTAAATTTTAATTTTTATCTAAATCCAAACATAGGATTTAAAAGATAGTTTTAGCTATTTTACTTAATTTTAAGTATTTTAGCTATTTACTTTTTTTAGTATAATTTTCAATTAATATTATTTATACATACTTTTTTTAGTATTAATTTTTAAAATCTTTATATAATTTTTTATAATTAAATTTGGAGGTGACTTCATGACAAATTTATTAGTTTTAGGTCCAATTACAATAGATAAAAACATATACAATAAAATAGAACAAACATCAATTGGTGGAGCAGTATATTATCAATCATTTGTCTTTGAAAATTTAGGAATTAATTACACTATATTAACTACATTATCTTATGAAGATAAAGATTTACTTAATGAATTTCCAGATAAATCTAAAGTTATACCAATATATAAGAATCAAACATTATACTTTGAAAATGAATATATAAGTGATGAAAACAGAGTTCAAAAATCTAATTTTATTGATAATACAATTACTATTAATGATTTAAAAGATAATAATATTGATTTAGATGATTTTGATGGTGTTTTAATAAATCCTCTTATTTATAATGATGTTGATATTAAGTTATTAGAATATTTCAATAAAAATAATATCACAGTCTTCTTATCAATTCAAGGATTATTAAGAAAAGAAGATGTAAATGGATATGTTGAATTTAATCTTCCATCTAATTTAAGTGAATTTTTAAAATATGCAAACCTATTATTTTTAGATGAATTTGAAGCGAAGTTTATATATCCTAATTTAAATTTATTTAAAAAAATTAAAAAAATCACTAAACTTGGTCCAAATGAAATTATTATTACAGAAAATAATAAAGGATCTTTAATATATAGTAGTTTTGAGAAAAAATTTCAAGATATTGATGCATTTAAACCTAAAGAAATGGTTTCACCAACAGGTGCTGGTGATACTTATATGGCAGCATATATTGCTAAAAGATTAAATAAAGGAAGTATATATGAAAGTGCTGAGTTTGCTACTATTTTAACTACTATTAAACTTGAAAATGAAGGTCCATTTAATAAATCTATAACTTATGTATTTAGTAGATTACTTGATTTCTGTGGATTTTAAACTTTGAATTTATTCATTTTACTTTTTTTTATAATTAACTTTTAATCTGTGGATTTTAAACTTTGAATTTATTCATTTTACTTTTTTTTATAATTAACTTTTAATCTGTGGATTTTAAACTTTGAATTTATTCATTTTACTTCTTTTTATAATTAACTTTTAATCTGTGGATTTTAAACTTTGAATTTATTCATTTTACTTCTTTTTATAATTAACTTTTAATTTTCTAATATAAATTAAATTTAATTATTTTTATCTAAATTAATCTTCTTTATTTAAAAATAAATGATTTTTTATTTGTCTATATATTCATATGTCTCTTTATTCAATTGTATTATTAAAAATAAGTTTTAAATATGTACATACGTTCATAAAAAGTATTTTATATATAATTTACTAATACAATAATATGGAACATCAATGTACTACTGAAAAATCAAAAGAATATCATACTGAAGCAAAAACACATATTCTAATTACTTTCTTTTTAAGTTTGATTTTTAATATAATTGTTATATTTGGTGGAATTTACACTAATAGTGTAGCAATTGTTTCTGATGCTATACATGATTTAAGTGATACCTTTTGTCTTTTAGTATCTTGGATTCTTGAAAAATATTCTCTTAAAAAGAAAAATAATAAATATACTTATGGATATCAAAGATTATCTGTACTTGGTGCAATAATAACTTCATGTGCTGTAATTTTTGCATCTATACTCGTTGTTTATGGATCAATAACACGTTTATTTAGTGTAGTTACACCTGATGCAAAAGGAATGTTTGTATTTGCTATTTTTGGAATTGCATTTAAAGGATACTCTGTATATCAAGTGTATAAAGGACAAACATATAATGAAAAAGCAATTAGTTATCATATGTTCGGTGATGTTTTAAGATGGGTAGCTATTTTAATATTAAGTATTCTTTTAATGTTTTGGGATGTAGCTATTTTAGATCCTATAATCTCACTTCTTATTGCTATATGGCTAATTTATGCATTAGGTAAAACCTTAGCAGATAGTTTTAGAGTTTTACTTCAAAAAGTTCCAAGTAAATATGATTTTGATGATTTAAAAGAGGAAATATCTTCAATTGATAATGTTGAAGAAGTTGTTGATTTACATCTTTGGAGTTTAGATGGAATAGATCAAATTATTACTGCTAAAATTAAGGTAAATACTAAAAATTGTAATGAATTAGCAGATATTCGTCATAAAATTAATCATATTGCAGAAAAAGTAAATGCTTCTGAGAGTACTGTAGAATTTATATTTTAAATATTTCTGGAGTACTATAAAATTCATATTTTAAATATTTATGATAAATTACTTTAAAATTTATAATTTATTAATTTTTTAAATTTAATCTTATATTTATGAGGAATATTGTAAAATTTATATTTTATTGATTTTTTTAAATTTTATTTATAAATTAAGATAATATTTATCTTAATTTAAGAAATCTTTTTTTTTTTAATAGTATGTTTAAAACTATTTTTTATAATATTATAGTTAATATTTATATTGAAAATTAATTCTAAGAATTTTTTTTTAAAAAAAATTAGGAAAATTTCAATAAAGTCATTTATTATTTAACAGAATCATGATTTTTTAAAATATTTTATAATTTTTTCAGTTAGATATATAATATAATGTTTATATAATAATAGTATAAATTTAATTTTTATTTTTTAATAAAAAATTTTAAGTCTTTTAATATATTTCTTTAAAAATTAAAAGGTTTTCAACAATATCTTTTTAAAACTCGTGGTGTAAATATGAATAGAATTCATGCAAATATTTTAGTATTAGTTATAATTGCATTAATTGCTTTTGGAGTAGCAGGTATCTGTGCTTCTTTTACAGGTTCATATGTTAATCCTTATTTACCAAAGATGGAACATAAACAAGATAAACTAAACGTTATATCTGATGGT
This window harbors:
- a CDS encoding cation diffusion facilitator family transporter codes for the protein MEHQCTTEKSKEYHTEAKTHILITFFLSLIFNIIVIFGGIYTNSVAIVSDAIHDLSDTFCLLVSWILEKYSLKKKNNKYTYGYQRLSVLGAIITSCAVIFASILVVYGSITRLFSVVTPDAKGMFVFAIFGIAFKGYSVYQVYKGQTYNEKAISYHMFGDVLRWVAILILSILLMFWDVAILDPIISLLIAIWLIYALGKTLADSFRVLLQKVPSKYDFDDLKEEISSIDNVEEVVDLHLWSLDGIDQIITAKIKVNTKNCNELADIRHKINHIAEKVNASESTVEFIF
- a CDS encoding PfkB family carbohydrate kinase — encoded protein: MTNLLVLGPITIDKNIYNKIEQTSIGGAVYYQSFVFENLGINYTILTTLSYEDKDLLNEFPDKSKVIPIYKNQTLYFENEYISDENRVQKSNFIDNTITINDLKDNNIDLDDFDGVLINPLIYNDVDIKLLEYFNKNNITVFLSIQGLLRKEDVNGYVEFNLPSNLSEFLKYANLLFLDEFEAKFIYPNLNLFKKIKKITKLGPNEIIITENNKGSLIYSSFEKKFQDIDAFKPKEMVSPTGAGDTYMAAYIAKRLNKGSIYESAEFATILTTIKLENEGPFNKSITYVFSRLLDFCGF
- the pdxS gene encoding pyridoxal 5'-phosphate synthase lyase subunit PdxS; the protein is MQKGTDVLKEGFAKMTKGGVIMDVVNAEQAAIAEDAGAVAVMALEKVPADIRKAGGVARMADPAITQEVVDAVSIPVMAKCRIGHIAEAQILETLGVDMIDESEVLTPADDVYHINKKEFTIPFVCGARNLGEALRRIDEGAAMIRTKGEPGTGNIIEAVRHMRKVMGEIRTIQGLDEEEIWRYAREIEAPIDLVRETAKLGKLPVVNFAAGGIATPADASLMMQLGSDGIFVGSGIFKSNNPPAFAQAIVEATANYDKPDVLAEVSKNLGEAMKGLDMSAISEEERMQDRGI
- a CDS encoding HisA/HisF family protein — protein: MFKVIPVLDLMNNEAVSGKSGNRSTYTPLNTVYAPNSDPVQIANGLKLNGAKEIYIADLDLIEKQGHNLYKIKEVNTILPVMLDSGIKDFDSFKFYLDFAYKLIVATETIKSVEELEKIFNTFPMERIVVSVDIKDGKLYSNNLDLTLEEFKDVLRKINPNEIILLNISDVGTGNGYDTKFLDEFAEFKDKIIIGGGVNPEDISKLENEGVNKALIGTALHNGKISILQ